A genome region from Labilibaculum antarcticum includes the following:
- a CDS encoding response regulator transcription factor, protein MSECRVMIVDDHKMFRSGLRFLLNNVPTIEIVGEASNGKEFLEIAENIQMDIVLMDINMPEMNGIEATRLALEKYPDLKVIVLSMHGEEEYYDQMLDAGVKGFLLKNSDADELISALEAVMAGKSYFSQELLVNILDQKRLHKFRTETVKLSQRELEVLRLICDGYSNAEIAEELFISQRTVDRHRSNLLSKTACKNSTSLVMYAVKNKIIEID, encoded by the coding sequence ATGAGTGAATGCAGGGTAATGATTGTGGATGACCACAAAATGTTTAGAAGTGGATTGCGCTTTCTTTTGAATAATGTTCCCACAATTGAAATAGTTGGGGAAGCTTCGAATGGTAAAGAATTTCTGGAAATAGCTGAAAATATTCAGATGGATATTGTTCTGATGGACATTAACATGCCCGAAATGAATGGAATTGAAGCCACACGACTAGCTCTTGAGAAATATCCAGACCTGAAAGTGATTGTTCTATCCATGCATGGAGAAGAGGAATACTATGATCAGATGTTGGATGCGGGCGTTAAAGGTTTTCTGCTTAAAAACTCCGATGCGGATGAATTAATATCGGCTTTGGAAGCTGTTATGGCAGGAAAAAGCTACTTCTCACAGGAACTTTTGGTTAATATTCTCGATCAAAAAAGACTGCATAAATTTAGAACCGAAACCGTAAAATTGTCGCAAAGGGAATTGGAAGTTTTAAGGCTGATTTGTGATGGATACAGTAATGCTGAAATTGCAGAGGAATTGTTTATCAGCCAAAGAACAGTTGACCGTCACCGCTCCAATTTACTGAGCAAAACCGCTTGTAAAAACTCAACCTCCCTGGTTATGTATGCAGTGAAAAATAAGATTATTGAAATTGACTAA